GTCCGCTGGAATGACGGAGAAGGCATGCAGTGCATCTGCTTGTTGATAGCCAAACAAGGACTCAAATGCAGGGTTGACCTGGACAACGTTCATCGAGAGGTCCATGACGCAAATCGCATCTGTCGTATGATTGAATATGGACTCAAACAGTTCTTTCGATCGCCACAGTCGTTTGCAGAGCGTATAGACGAAAACGGTCGTGCCTGCGATGAGAACGGCAAATCGACTGGAGTTGACAAACCAAGGAAACCCTTGGTCATAGAAGTGATTGAAAAACAGCCCGGTGATGCCGTGCCACATGTAACAAACGACAACATACTCGGCGGTGATCATCGCTGGACTGCGGCTGAATTTCACTTTTCCGAAATCTTTCATCCCCCACGCTGCCCCCGTTGTAAATTTTACGATTTGATCGTCGACTGAGGGGCTGTCAGGACCCTCAGTCAGCCTGCAATTCGTCCTCATCCTCCAGGTACAGGACGCGTGAGCTCTCATCATACGCGAACAACTCCGAGTAACGCGCCCAGTCAATGATGGTGTCGAGCTGCCCCTCAGCTGCTTCCGTGCCGACGCTTTTGCGGATGACCTCCAAGAAGAACTCGCGCGGCATTCGCCGATTGCGCTTGGACTCGAGGACCCAGCGGATGCGGCCGAAAATCGGGATCCGCTGACGCAATTGGGCTCGGAACATTTCCTTGCGCTCAAGCACGTTGGCGGCGGCGAACTGCTTGCCGACGTCCGTCAGCGAAATGTCACCCTGGCTGACGGTCGCGAAGCCGAGCATCTGGGCGGCTTCCACAATCGGCAGCAGGTCGTCCAGCTCAAACATCAGCGCGTCGGCGAGCTTGTAGAGGTCCGACTTGATGTCGAGATCGTCCAGCAGTTCGAGAAACCCGGTCAGCGCGCCGGACGGCACGTGCGGCAGGGCAATGTATTTACGCTGCACTTCTTTGCTGAATTGGCCGGCCGACTCGGTGTTCGCGCGCGAGTACGTGAGGATGGAGTAGATGCGGTCGACGAGTTTCGTAAAGGCTTCGTCCTTCCGCTCGCGCCAGTGGGGCAGCGTGATGCGAATGTCGGCAATGACGGTTGCCGGGTCGCGCGACAACACCACGGCTCGGTCTGCCATATAAACGGCCTCTTCGATGCCGTGCGTCACCATGATGATGGACTTGGTGGGGATTTTCTTGTCCAGCCACAGTTCCAGCAAGTCACGCCGCAGGTTCTCCGCTGTGAGGACGTCGAGCGCGGAAAACGGTTCGTCCATGAGCAGAATGTCCGGTTCCATGACGAGTGCCCGGCCGAGTCCCACCCGCTGACGCATGCCGCCGGACAATTCGCGTGGATACGCCCCTTCGAACCCATCCAAGCCAATCATGTCGATGACCTGCAGCGCCTTGTTCCGCTTCTCTGCAGCCGTCATGTCTTTGTAGCGCAAACCGAGTTCCACATTCTGCAGCACGGTCAGCCATGGAAACAACGCGAACGACTGAAAGACCATGCTCACGCCCGGGTTGGCGCCCTCAATCGGCCGACCCAGGTAACTGACGGTACCAGAGGTGGATTTCACGAG
Above is a genomic segment from Alicyclobacillus cycloheptanicus containing:
- a CDS encoding ABC transporter ATP-binding protein — encoded protein: MSVLLEIQRVSKRYDAPGEQKVTVLQDIDLSISEGEFVAILGPSGSGKSTLLRIIAGLVKSTSGTVSYLGRPIEGANPGVSMVFQSFALFPWLTVLQNVELGLRYKDMTAAEKRNKALQVIDMIGLDGFEGAYPRELSGGMRQRVGLGRALVMEPDILLMDEPFSALDVLTAENLRRDLLELWLDKKIPTKSIIMVTHGIEEAVYMADRAVVLSRDPATVIADIRITLPHWRERKDEAFTKLVDRIYSILTYSRANTESAGQFSKEVQRKYIALPHVPSGALTGFLELLDDLDIKSDLYKLADALMFELDDLLPIVEAAQMLGFATVSQGDISLTDVGKQFAAANVLERKEMFRAQLRQRIPIFGRIRWVLESKRNRRMPREFFLEVIRKSVGTEAAEGQLDTIIDWARYSELFAYDESSRVLYLEDEDELQAD